In Candidatus Margulisiibacteriota bacterium, a genomic segment contains:
- a CDS encoding NAD(P)/FAD-dependent oxidoreductase, with product MGYQQISFNLPTDYTKEDLRQKIAKKLRLTEFTYHIENKSLDARNKKDIHWQIKVEVFAKSIKGFLPKPPKLKITFKNRKQKVLVVGSGPAGFFSAYVLQKAGFQTTIIEQGKEVIGRAKGIKKFEATGIFDVTANYAFGEGGAGTFSDGKLTARSKHASLEKQFVLDSYIEAGAPEEITYLAHPHLGSDNLISLVKKLREMFQEIGGKIEFETSLVDIVVKKGKVVEAKTSIGILEADYFIVAPGHSSYSTYRMLLKRGVKFSSKNFAIGARVEHPQTLINKAQWGKENLPGLTSAEYRLTYNSPNSSSVYSFCMCPGGVIVPSTSIAGSSTVNGMSFYKRNGQFANAACVVALNLNNLLQKEVSAIESLDWVEQLEQSFYQATNSYKIPTCSISDFITGKDVRPLTVTSYPLGVVASPLWEMLPATISSSLKEGLIDFSKKLKGFEEGQIMGLESKTSAPIQALRDEQMSCVGFDNLYVVGEGSGYSGGIISSAVDGIKIAMNLIK from the coding sequence ATGGGATATCAGCAAATTAGTTTTAATTTACCAACTGACTATACTAAGGAAGATTTGCGTCAGAAGATTGCCAAGAAGCTAAGATTAACTGAATTTACATATCATATTGAAAATAAAAGTTTAGATGCTCGTAATAAAAAAGATATTCATTGGCAAATTAAGGTAGAAGTGTTTGCGAAGTCAATTAAAGGTTTTTTGCCAAAACCACCAAAGCTAAAGATAACTTTTAAAAATAGAAAACAAAAAGTCCTTGTTGTCGGAAGTGGTCCAGCTGGATTTTTTTCTGCTTATGTTTTACAAAAGGCAGGCTTTCAAACAACAATTATTGAACAAGGCAAGGAAGTTATTGGAAGGGCTAAGGGGATAAAGAAGTTTGAAGCAACAGGGATATTTGATGTTACTGCAAATTATGCGTTTGGTGAGGGTGGAGCAGGAACTTTTTCTGATGGTAAATTAACTGCTAGGAGCAAACATGCTTCTTTAGAAAAACAGTTTGTCTTGGATAGCTATATTGAGGCTGGTGCGCCAGAAGAGATTACATATTTAGCGCATCCACATTTAGGTAGTGATAATCTTATTTCATTAGTAAAAAAGCTTCGTGAAATGTTTCAAGAAATTGGTGGAAAGATAGAGTTTGAAACTTCCTTAGTTGATATCGTTGTTAAAAAAGGTAAGGTTGTTGAAGCTAAAACAAGCATTGGTATTTTGGAGGCTGATTATTTTATTGTTGCTCCAGGACATTCCTCTTATTCTACCTATAGAATGTTGCTTAAAAGGGGAGTTAAGTTTAGTTCCAAAAATTTTGCAATTGGAGCAAGAGTTGAGCATCCACAAACACTTATAAATAAAGCTCAGTGGGGAAAAGAAAATTTGCCCGGTTTAACTTCGGCAGAATACAGATTAACCTACAATTCGCCCAACAGTTCCTCTGTTTATTCTTTTTGTATGTGTCCTGGTGGTGTGATTGTACCCTCAACTTCGATAGCAGGGAGTAGTACAGTTAACGGAATGAGTTTTTACAAGAGAAACGGTCAATTTGCCAACGCTGCTTGCGTGGTAGCATTGAATTTAAATAATTTATTACAAAAGGAAGTAAGTGCAATTGAATCCTTGGATTGGGTTGAGCAACTGGAGCAATCCTTTTATCAGGCAACAAATAGTTATAAAATCCCTACTTGTAGTATTTCTGATTTTATTACAGGTAAAGATGTTAGGCCATTAACTGTAACTAGCTATCCGCTTGGAGTTGTTGCTTCTCCACTTTGGGAAATGCTTCCAGCCACCATTAGTAGTTCGTTAAAAGAAGGGTTGATAGACTTTAGTAAAAAATTAAAAGGTTTTGAGGAAGGTCAGATTATGGGATTAGAAAGTAAAACATCAGCTCCAATACAAGCCTTACGTGATGAACAAATGAGCTGTGTAGGGTTTGATAATTTATATGTAGTTGGTGAAGGTAGCGGTTATAGCGGTGGGATTATTTCTAGTGCTGTTGATGGAATTAAAATTGCGATGAATCTTATCAAATAA
- a CDS encoding tetratricopeptide repeat protein, producing the protein MLRVFKRNVLFIYCFIALLLASVYVYSDAYQFKYVNYDDNEYVSENYAIQKGITTESLQWCFTAVHSNNWHPVTWISHMIDFTLFGINPAAHHLVSVIIHLVNVILLFVLLYLLTGVKWPPLFVAALFSLHPTHVESVAWIAERKDVLSAFFMFLTIIFYYLYIKGNGFKKWGNYLIALFFFALGLMSKPMLVTLPFVLLLLDFWPLGRLKKELWVWVEKIPFFVLTVISSYLTFWAQQSMGAVQSVNQFPIFLRIQNATFAVIKYIGKFFWPHPLVVFYPYNQYISIFAFILFLLIILFLTFIFLKQYKTRKYLIVGWLWFLGTLVPVIGIVQVGTQAMADRYTYLTYIGLTIILAWGIYEYLKKFKNHEIIYAVIVVFLIFIQVPLTKLQASYWEGPIKLFEHQLKYEIGTPLILNNLGLSYSEIGQTDKAITSYYQALEINPTYFSVLNNLGSALSSKGDIKGSIKYYLKAVDSDPNNPLIYRIYNNLGIAAIYENRLNDAVSYFEKAMNLEPGYDATYNNMGVAMEKLGRLDDAIFYYRQGIIINPRYSGLYNNIGLAYGKKGEVDKAIEYFQRAIQADPNNGTAIDNLRLAKQYKAEGM; encoded by the coding sequence ATGCTAAGAGTATTTAAAAGAAATGTCCTATTTATTTATTGTTTTATTGCGTTATTGCTAGCCAGTGTTTACGTTTATTCTGATGCTTATCAGTTTAAGTATGTTAATTATGATGATAATGAATATGTGTCAGAGAACTATGCAATTCAAAAGGGCATAACTACAGAAAGCCTCCAATGGTGTTTTACGGCTGTACATTCTAATAACTGGCATCCGGTTACTTGGATATCTCATATGATTGATTTTACTTTATTTGGTATAAATCCTGCTGCACATCATCTAGTTAGTGTAATTATTCATCTAGTAAACGTTATTCTGTTGTTTGTGCTTTTGTATTTATTAACCGGCGTTAAGTGGCCACCTTTGTTTGTGGCAGCTTTGTTTTCTTTACATCCAACCCATGTTGAGTCGGTAGCTTGGATTGCCGAACGAAAAGATGTGTTAAGTGCCTTCTTTATGTTTTTAACAATAATTTTTTATTATTTATATATTAAAGGAAATGGTTTTAAAAAATGGGGCAATTACCTTATTGCTCTCTTCTTTTTTGCTTTAGGTTTAATGTCTAAGCCAATGCTTGTTACCTTGCCTTTTGTCTTGCTGTTATTAGATTTTTGGCCCTTAGGAAGATTAAAAAAAGAGCTTTGGGTTTGGGTTGAAAAAATACCTTTTTTTGTATTAACAGTTATTTCTTCTTATTTAACTTTTTGGGCTCAGCAGAGCATGGGAGCCGTTCAATCTGTTAATCAATTCCCGATTTTCTTGAGAATACAGAATGCAACATTTGCAGTAATAAAGTACATCGGCAAATTTTTTTGGCCACATCCATTAGTTGTTTTTTATCCTTATAATCAGTATATTTCTATTTTTGCTTTTATTCTTTTTTTGTTAATTATTTTATTTCTCACCTTTATTTTTTTAAAACAGTATAAAACAAGAAAGTATTTGATTGTTGGTTGGTTGTGGTTTCTTGGAACCTTAGTTCCTGTTATTGGGATAGTCCAGGTGGGAACTCAGGCAATGGCAGATAGATATACGTATTTAACTTATATTGGTTTAACCATAATTCTTGCGTGGGGAATATATGAGTATCTGAAGAAGTTTAAAAATCACGAAATAATTTATGCAGTTATTGTTGTTTTTTTGATTTTTATCCAGGTGCCTCTGACAAAACTTCAAGCGTCTTATTGGGAAGGGCCGATTAAGCTGTTTGAACATCAGCTGAAGTATGAGATTGGGACTCCGCTTATTTTGAATAATTTAGGGCTCTCTTATAGCGAGATTGGTCAGACAGATAAGGCAATAACCTCCTATTATCAAGCGTTAGAAATCAACCCAACATACTTTAGCGTTCTTAATAATTTGGGGTCTGCATTATCTTCCAAGGGAGATATTAAAGGCTCTATTAAGTATTATTTGAAAGCTGTTGATTCTGACCCCAACAATCCACTTATTTATAGAATTTATAATAATTTAGGTATAGCAGCAATTTATGAGAATAGGCTAAATGATGCTGTTAGTTATTTTGAGAAAGCGATGAATTTAGAGCCCGGATATGACGCAACTTACAATAACATGGGCGTAGCAATGGAAAAACTGGGCAGGTTAGACGATGCTATTTTTTATTATAGGCAAGGTATCATTATTAATCCAAGATATTCTGGCTTGTATAACAATATTGGCTTAGCTTATGGTAAGAAGGGTGAAGTAGATAAGGCAATAGAATATTTTCAGAGAGCTATTCAAGCAGATCCGAATAATGGTACTGCTATAGACAATTTACGTTTAGCTAAACAGTATAAAGCAGAGGGGATGTAA